The Thiogranum longum genome includes a region encoding these proteins:
- the tadA gene encoding tRNA adenosine(34) deaminase TadA has product MQENEDTHWMRHALNLAQQAAEQDEVPVGAVIVRDGVVIGEGWNRPISTNDPTAHAEVVALRDAAKRTNNYRLTGATLYVTLEPCLMCAGAMVHARIGRLVYGASDPKRGAINSTTHALDTQGLNHRIEPEGGVLADESAALLQGFFRDRRRE; this is encoded by the coding sequence GTGCAGGAAAATGAAGATACCCACTGGATGCGCCATGCGCTGAACCTGGCTCAGCAGGCGGCGGAACAGGATGAAGTTCCGGTTGGCGCCGTTATTGTCCGTGATGGTGTGGTGATCGGCGAAGGCTGGAACCGACCCATCTCCACCAATGACCCCACTGCGCACGCCGAAGTGGTCGCACTGCGCGATGCGGCAAAACGTACTAACAATTACCGTCTCACCGGTGCAACCCTGTACGTCACCCTGGAGCCCTGTCTGATGTGTGCCGGTGCGATGGTTCATGCGCGTATCGGCAGGCTGGTGTATGGCGCCAGTGATCCCAAACGTGGTGCCATCAACAGTACAACACACGCTCTCGACACGCAGGGACTGAATCATCGTATCGAACCGGAAGGCGGGGTGCTGGCAGATGAGAGCGCGGCCCTGTTGCAGGGGTTTTTCCGCGACAGGCGTAGGGAGTGA